In the genome of Actinomadura graeca, one region contains:
- a CDS encoding 2OG-Fe(II) oxygenase: protein MTGTALLDRDAIARATMASVPFTWGLVEDSVPEQAARRRLAAEFPAEGFVLTERPAGTAAGKGYRTWNLSLVQDGVPVPGGMRRLTPTWRDVVAFLLGDAYRSAVAEATGQDLGGTALEVRAVRYGAGSWIDPHTDRADKVVTQTWYFNEGWRPEWSGALRILRSPAADDVAAEIVPGLADSVLLVPSPDSWHTVAPVADLAEQDRRVLLVHFVDGGRTSW from the coding sequence ATGACCGGCACCGCGTTACTCGACCGGGACGCCATCGCCCGCGCGACCATGGCGAGTGTCCCCTTCACCTGGGGACTCGTGGAGGACTCCGTACCAGAGCAGGCGGCCCGGCGCCGGCTCGCCGCGGAGTTCCCCGCCGAAGGCTTCGTCCTCACCGAACGGCCCGCCGGCACGGCGGCGGGCAAGGGGTACCGCACCTGGAACCTGTCCCTGGTCCAGGACGGCGTCCCCGTCCCCGGGGGCATGCGCCGCCTGACACCGACGTGGCGGGACGTGGTCGCGTTCCTGCTGGGAGACGCCTACCGCTCGGCCGTCGCCGAAGCCACCGGTCAGGATCTCGGGGGCACCGCGCTGGAGGTGCGCGCCGTCCGCTACGGCGCCGGGTCCTGGATCGACCCGCACACCGACCGCGCCGACAAGGTCGTCACGCAGACCTGGTACTTCAACGAGGGATGGCGCCCGGAATGGAGCGGGGCGCTGCGCATCCTCCGCTCGCCCGCCGCGGACGACGTCGCCGCCGAGATCGTGCCGGGCCTGGCGGACTCGGTGCTGCTCGTCCCCTCACCCGACTCCTGGCACACCGTGGCACCGGTCGCCGACCTCGCCGAACAGGACCGGCGGGTCCTGCTCGTCCACTTCGTCGACGGGGGCCGCACGTCATGGTGA
- a CDS encoding nucleoside-diphosphate kinase, whose translation MNGRSPYGLLRRPGHGRPVPCDLARDTHMVVKPDGVGRGLVPEVIRALREAGLTVEPVGALRLTRVQAERWYPEKLNEPDGPLTLAYLCEGPMLVLAVVGDDALRRTRRVKKDVRRRFGTSERRNVAHCPETRGERDHERAVFGPLIRYR comes from the coding sequence GTGAACGGGCGCTCGCCGTACGGCTTGCTCCGGCGGCCCGGCCACGGGCGGCCGGTGCCCTGCGACCTCGCCCGCGATACCCACATGGTCGTCAAGCCGGACGGGGTCGGCCGCGGACTGGTCCCTGAGGTGATCCGGGCGCTGCGGGAGGCGGGACTGACCGTCGAGCCCGTCGGCGCACTGCGGCTCACCCGAGTCCAGGCTGAACGCTGGTACCCGGAGAAGCTGAACGAACCGGACGGGCCCCTCACACTCGCCTATCTCTGTGAGGGGCCCATGCTGGTGCTCGCGGTCGTCGGGGACGACGCCCTGCGCCGGACCCGCCGCGTCAAGAAGGACGTCCGCCGCCGGTTCGGCACGAGTGAGCGCCGCAACGTCGCGCACTGTCCCGAGACCCGTGGTGAGCGTGATCACGAACGGGCCGTGTTCGGGCCCCTCATCCGCTATCGATAG
- a CDS encoding class I SAM-dependent methyltransferase, with product MVTPSPGRRDDTARHDETGQHGETGQTRIQHRYHRDLFPALHNWEETEASIVEFTGESGPKGLLGLDQMGHFGPQGCDRVAGLIRDGFPDADLDVAELGSGFGGALRYLADALTDDDGPGVARMYGVELVPEHCAVSRRITAAQGRSEVTEICADAADVPLPGASLDVVVVTGSMPHFPRPGAVLREAARLLRPGGLLVATEEVSLTPRGRAPSAAFREAHPPNVFFTTSLPDRMRQLDEAGLTDVARTDLREWAVALLGDRLKVVRVFRGSVVGIYGEEPVDLIQRTLSTAREEYRAGRLLPSIFTARRREGV from the coding sequence ATGGTGACCCCATCGCCCGGCCGGCGCGACGACACCGCGCGGCACGACGAGACCGGACAGCACGGCGAGACGGGGCAGACCCGGATCCAGCACCGTTACCATCGCGACCTCTTCCCCGCCCTCCACAACTGGGAGGAGACCGAGGCGTCGATCGTGGAGTTCACCGGGGAGAGCGGCCCGAAAGGGCTGCTGGGCCTCGACCAGATGGGCCATTTCGGGCCTCAGGGCTGTGATCGCGTCGCGGGCCTCATCCGCGACGGGTTCCCTGACGCCGACCTGGACGTGGCCGAGCTCGGAAGCGGCTTCGGCGGCGCGCTGCGCTATCTGGCGGACGCGCTGACCGACGACGACGGGCCCGGCGTCGCACGGATGTACGGCGTCGAGCTCGTCCCCGAGCACTGCGCGGTGAGCCGCCGCATCACCGCCGCCCAGGGCCGCTCCGAAGTGACCGAGATCTGTGCCGACGCCGCCGATGTGCCGCTGCCGGGCGCGTCGCTCGACGTCGTCGTGGTGACCGGTTCGATGCCGCACTTCCCCAGGCCCGGCGCGGTGCTGCGGGAGGCGGCCCGGCTGCTGCGCCCGGGCGGGCTGCTGGTCGCCACCGAGGAGGTGAGCCTGACGCCGCGGGGCCGGGCTCCGTCGGCCGCCTTCCGGGAGGCGCATCCGCCGAACGTCTTCTTCACCACCTCCCTGCCGGACCGGATGCGGCAGCTGGACGAGGCCGGTCTCACCGACGTGGCGCGCACGGATCTGCGGGAGTGGGCCGTCGCGCTGCTGGGGGACCGGCTGAAAGTGGTGCGGGTCTTCCGCGGGAGCGTGGTCGGCATCTACGGCGAGGAGCCGGTCGACCTCATCCAGCGCACCCTCTCCACCGCCCGCGAGGAGTACCGGGCAGGGCGGCTGCTGCCGTCGATCTTCACCGCCCGCCGCCGGGAGGGCGTCTGA
- a CDS encoding IclR family transcriptional regulator, giving the protein MTDQKRTTRSMLSRGLSILNCFHPGECELALSELARRADLPKPTAHRLIAELVDAGMLERGDRGLRLGFNLFILGIRVPRPRMIRELSRPCLERMRELTRQSVFLFVPNGLDPVMLDSLRASRGDESSSCTPAEGAAAAHAVAKLLRAYRTRLAPTVAGDIEQRRPRRTIREPSAEELARVAGQGFAVAHGQDAVAIAVPVLDTSGAMIAALAVTGTPEQIHPVRTASYLQAAGAGLIRAIRGAPGLVQVQ; this is encoded by the coding sequence TTGACCGACCAGAAGCGCACCACGAGATCCATGCTTTCCCGAGGACTGTCCATCCTGAACTGCTTTCACCCTGGCGAGTGCGAGCTGGCCCTGTCGGAACTCGCCCGCCGCGCCGACCTGCCGAAGCCGACCGCCCACCGGCTGATCGCCGAGCTTGTCGACGCCGGCATGCTGGAACGCGGGGACCGGGGCCTGCGCCTCGGCTTCAACCTGTTCATCTTGGGAATTCGCGTACCGCGCCCCCGCATGATCCGGGAACTGTCGCGTCCGTGCTTGGAGAGAATGCGGGAACTCACCCGGCAGAGTGTGTTCTTATTCGTTCCGAACGGCCTCGATCCGGTCATGCTGGACAGCCTGCGCGCGAGCCGGGGGGACGAGTCCTCCTCCTGTACGCCCGCGGAAGGCGCGGCGGCGGCACACGCGGTGGCGAAGCTTCTCCGGGCCTACCGCACCCGGCTCGCCCCCACCGTCGCGGGCGACATCGAGCAGCGACGTCCGCGCCGGACCATCCGCGAACCCTCCGCCGAGGAACTGGCCCGGGTGGCCGGACAGGGGTTCGCGGTCGCCCATGGGCAGGACGCGGTCGCGATCGCCGTTCCGGTGCTGGACACCTCAGGTGCGATGATCGCCGCACTGGCGGTCACGGGCACACCCGAACAGATCCACCCCGTCAGGACGGCCTCCTATCTCCAGGCTGCGGGCGCCGGGTTGATTCGCGCCATAAGGGGCGCCCCCGGCCTGGTCCAGGTGCAGTGA
- a CDS encoding class I SAM-dependent methyltransferase, producing MAHDRDDRSYEDFAVQYDEGSADNIYNTLLDRPAVQSKCPPLAGRRVLEAGCAGGGLTRWLADQGAARVVALDASPTLVARARERLGGRAEVRVHDLRRPLDFLGGASIDVVVSSLTLHYLEDWVPALAEFRRVLAPGGTVVLSTHHPLNDFEMSPSGDYFRVEEVRDEWPSFGPPTPVVRFFRRPLGRIVADVHAAGLSLRELYEPRADEARRDEFGGKFDKLSRRPWFLVLVLGHPGGPGEGRPPQTTG from the coding sequence ATGGCCCACGACCGAGACGACCGCAGCTACGAGGACTTCGCCGTCCAGTACGACGAGGGCAGCGCGGACAACATCTACAACACGCTGCTGGACCGTCCCGCCGTGCAGAGCAAATGTCCTCCGCTCGCGGGCCGGCGGGTGCTGGAGGCCGGATGCGCGGGCGGGGGCCTGACCCGGTGGCTGGCGGACCAGGGCGCGGCGCGGGTCGTGGCGCTGGACGCCAGCCCCACGCTGGTCGCCCGGGCCCGCGAACGGCTGGGCGGACGGGCCGAGGTGCGGGTGCACGACCTGCGCCGGCCACTGGACTTCCTGGGCGGGGCATCCATCGACGTGGTGGTGTCCTCGCTCACCCTGCACTACCTGGAGGACTGGGTTCCGGCGCTGGCCGAGTTCCGCCGGGTGCTGGCGCCCGGCGGCACCGTGGTCCTGTCCACGCACCACCCGCTGAACGACTTCGAGATGTCCCCTAGCGGCGACTACTTCCGCGTGGAGGAGGTACGGGACGAGTGGCCCTCCTTCGGGCCGCCCACCCCGGTCGTCCGGTTCTTCCGGCGCCCGCTCGGCCGCATCGTCGCCGACGTGCACGCCGCCGGCCTCTCCCTTCGGGAGCTGTACGAGCCCCGTGCCGACGAGGCACGGCGGGACGAGTTCGGCGGCAAGTTCGACAAGCTATCGCGCCGGCCGTGGTTCCTCGTGCTGGTCCTCGGCCACCCGGGCGGCCCCGGGGAGGGGCGGCCGCCGCAGACCACCGGGTGA
- a CDS encoding protein-tyrosine phosphatase family protein, which translates to MKDRHWRTRYRVGAYEVWGTSLDSEERRRNAPHAEPADFGLYLDERWHGEEDARTSHFVYWPTLEAPVERALLIARIKEAAAALRDGATVEVACFGGHGRTGTVLCCLDVILRGTTAREALERIRREYCRYAVGSAGLENFLLNDTGDLVTPEPLRAGEGR; encoded by the coding sequence ATGAAGGACCGTCATTGGAGGACGCGGTACCGCGTCGGGGCGTACGAGGTCTGGGGCACGTCGCTGGACAGCGAGGAGCGCCGCCGGAACGCACCGCACGCCGAACCCGCCGACTTCGGCCTCTACCTCGACGAGCGCTGGCACGGCGAGGAGGACGCCCGGACCTCGCACTTCGTGTACTGGCCGACACTGGAGGCCCCCGTGGAGCGCGCGCTGCTCATCGCACGGATCAAGGAGGCCGCCGCCGCGCTTCGGGACGGCGCCACCGTGGAGGTGGCCTGTTTCGGCGGGCACGGACGCACCGGAACCGTCCTGTGCTGCCTGGACGTCATCCTGCGCGGGACGACGGCGCGGGAGGCACTCGAACGGATCCGCCGGGAGTACTGCCGTTACGCGGTGGGCTCGGCCGGTCTTGAGAACTTCCTCCTGAACGACACCGGCGACCTGGTGACACCCGAGCCGCTGCGCGCGGGGGAGGGCCGATGA
- a CDS encoding 2OG-Fe(II) oxygenase, which yields MSTPMVSLEHITHEDTPFRWYHARNTFGQADLDALLKTFPHDGLRMVTRSGLDKSYAMYHRQLHPLDGTGESAAELAEPWRRFVTEVTGPAYRAAVARLTGLPIDDGPVEVNVWRYGRSCWLAPHVDKPEKLVTHILYFNEAWPSEQGGDLLLLGSSSEADVVRRIPPVANTGVLLPRGEDSWHAVERVHDAATGLERLSAQVIFQRG from the coding sequence ATGAGCACTCCGATGGTCTCGCTCGAACACATCACACACGAGGACACCCCTTTCCGCTGGTACCACGCCCGGAACACCTTCGGCCAAGCCGACCTGGATGCACTGCTCAAGACGTTCCCCCATGACGGGCTCCGGATGGTCACACGCTCCGGTCTGGACAAGTCGTACGCCATGTACCACCGCCAGTTGCATCCACTGGACGGGACCGGGGAGAGCGCCGCCGAGCTCGCCGAGCCCTGGCGGCGCTTCGTGACCGAGGTGACGGGACCGGCCTACCGCGCCGCCGTCGCCCGGCTGACGGGCCTGCCGATCGACGACGGCCCCGTCGAGGTGAACGTCTGGCGGTACGGCCGGAGCTGCTGGCTCGCCCCCCATGTCGACAAGCCGGAGAAGCTGGTCACGCACATCCTGTACTTCAACGAGGCATGGCCGTCCGAGCAGGGCGGTGACCTGCTGCTTCTGGGATCCTCGTCCGAAGCCGACGTGGTACGCCGGATTCCTCCGGTCGCCAACACCGGTGTCCTCCTGCCCCGTGGCGAGGACAGCTGGCACGCCGTGGAACGTGTCCACGACGCGGCGACCGGCCTCGAACGGCTCTCCGCCCAGGTGATCTTCCAGCGCGGGTGA
- a CDS encoding tyrosine-protein phosphatase, whose amino-acid sequence MPAVPGINYRAPLASGLRPGILHRSGDMTAFTAEDAGVLAGPGGLRSALDLRSAPEVERYGPPSALLAHGVRWLRVPLSGYPRDPIAARRPTVADRTRYLHGILTDAVPGSWAHLFRTLARVADRPFLLSCHFGKDRTGLVVAVLLALAGASPREICADYAAGRADLIAKADRFKDKWTRRGHTREEYISRLCTSPETMEHWLDEVNARYGRIETALEAQGVRADDLVRVRRLLTADAPAVSGASVHPAAHTVRAVSADGARDGGR is encoded by the coding sequence ATGCCGGCCGTCCCCGGAATCAACTACCGCGCACCGCTGGCCTCCGGCCTGCGGCCCGGAATCCTGCACCGGTCCGGCGACATGACCGCGTTCACCGCCGAGGACGCGGGCGTCCTGGCCGGACCCGGTGGTCTGAGGTCGGCGCTGGACCTGCGGTCGGCCCCCGAAGTCGAACGCTATGGGCCGCCCAGCGCACTCCTGGCCCATGGCGTGCGCTGGCTGCGCGTGCCGCTGAGCGGCTACCCCCGCGATCCCATCGCCGCGCGGCGGCCCACCGTCGCCGACCGCACGCGGTACCTGCACGGCATCCTGACCGACGCGGTACCTGGGAGCTGGGCGCATCTCTTCCGGACGCTGGCCCGGGTGGCCGACCGTCCTTTCCTGCTGAGCTGCCACTTCGGCAAGGACCGCACCGGCCTGGTCGTCGCGGTCCTGCTCGCACTCGCCGGGGCGTCCCCGCGCGAGATCTGCGCCGACTACGCCGCAGGCAGGGCCGACCTGATCGCCAAGGCCGATCGCTTCAAGGACAAGTGGACGCGGCGCGGCCACACCCGCGAGGAGTACATCTCCCGGCTGTGCACCTCCCCGGAGACGATGGAGCACTGGCTGGACGAGGTGAACGCCCGGTACGGCCGCATCGAGACGGCACTGGAGGCGCAGGGCGTGCGGGCGGACGACCTGGTGCGGGTGCGCAGGCTGCTGACCGCCGATGCACCCGCCGTTTCCGGCGCGTCCGTCCACCCGGCGGCCCACACCGTGCGTGCGGTCAGCGCCGACGGCGCTCGGGACGGTGGGCGTTGA
- a CDS encoding GNAT family N-acetyltransferase produces the protein MPDRLWRDMIAEAAQDALPSQTPGWRSAVCAQGWQDATRLYTWPDGARVLLPLARSTDGTRTQYASWPEGWGVGGVVAAAGVVTADRAEAILGDLAALPADQVYLRPHHASVALWDSLVPPGTRRNPRMLQILDLEGGFEHVWRHRFRGTLRTAVRRAERAGLTIERDGTGRLLPEFDRLFELSLDRWDDQSDEPRGETRRRIRAKNPPTKFTAVADHLGHDCQVWMARHGGQAIAAVVTLYQGPYVVYWQGAMDKERAAPARAAPYLLHLVAEDACARGARALYLGDTYPGTSVTRFKKNFGPDEYQASGFWIPGRSRAHERRRS, from the coding sequence GTGCCGGACCGCCTGTGGCGCGACATGATCGCCGAAGCCGCCCAGGACGCGCTGCCGAGCCAGACACCGGGATGGCGGTCGGCCGTGTGCGCGCAGGGCTGGCAGGACGCGACACGCCTGTACACCTGGCCCGACGGCGCGAGGGTGCTGCTTCCTCTGGCCCGATCCACGGACGGGACCCGCACGCAGTACGCGTCCTGGCCGGAAGGCTGGGGTGTCGGCGGCGTGGTCGCCGCCGCCGGCGTCGTCACCGCCGACCGCGCGGAAGCGATACTGGGCGACCTGGCCGCCCTGCCCGCCGACCAGGTCTATCTGCGCCCGCACCACGCGTCGGTGGCCCTGTGGGATTCGCTGGTCCCTCCCGGCACCCGGCGCAATCCGCGGATGTTGCAGATCCTGGACCTTGAGGGCGGCTTCGAGCACGTCTGGCGCCACCGGTTCCGGGGGACCCTGCGCACCGCCGTCCGGCGGGCGGAAAGGGCCGGGCTGACGATCGAACGCGACGGCACGGGACGGCTCCTCCCCGAGTTCGACCGGCTCTTCGAGCTGTCACTCGACCGGTGGGACGACCAGTCGGACGAGCCGCGCGGAGAGACCCGCCGGCGGATACGGGCGAAGAACCCGCCGACGAAGTTCACCGCGGTCGCCGACCACCTGGGTCACGACTGCCAGGTCTGGATGGCACGGCACGGCGGTCAGGCGATCGCCGCGGTGGTCACGCTCTACCAGGGGCCGTACGTCGTCTACTGGCAGGGCGCCATGGACAAGGAACGGGCGGCGCCCGCCCGCGCGGCGCCCTACCTGCTCCATCTGGTCGCCGAGGACGCCTGCGCGCGCGGCGCGCGGGCCCTCTACCTGGGTGACACCTATCCCGGCACGTCGGTGACCCGCTTCAAGAAGAACTTCGGGCCCGACGAGTACCAGGCGTCCGGCTTCTGGATCCCGGGACGATCGCGGGCACACGAGCGGAGGAGATCATGA